A genomic segment from Corallococcus soli encodes:
- a CDS encoding multicopper oxidase family protein — MSTTPTDEAPRAPEDTESQAPTEQPAPSLTRRSLLARTGATLATGALLMQGREARAQSDVPGAKAPREHSAAATGGRVARQTHLPPGRAGRDYQPIVVPNGTKLPWKDVGGVKVFHLVAQEVEHEFAPGLKATCWGYNGQVHGPTIEVVEGDRVRFYVTNRLPAHTTVHWHGLLLPNGMDGVGGLNQKAIAPGETYRYEFTVRQSGTGMYHSHHDEMTQMALGMVGLFVIHPRKPVGPRVDRDFAIMLHEWRIDPGTNRPDPNEMTDFNVLTMNAKAFPGTEPLVVRQGERVRIRFGNLSAMDHHPIHLHGYQFRITETDGGRIPDSAQWPETTVLVPTGSTRTIEFVADEPGDWAMHCHMTHHVMNQMGHDLPNLIGVKPGGLDAKVRPLLPGYMTMGQTGMGDMGGMHHMPVPANSIAMVGGKGPYDEITMGGMFTLLKVRARLDGEGDPGWYTLPPGTQAQLAQSDELRRDGIDVNAPPRAEPAGARRG, encoded by the coding sequence ATGAGCACCACGCCCACTGACGAAGCGCCGCGGGCGCCCGAGGACACGGAGTCCCAGGCCCCCACCGAGCAGCCCGCTCCCTCACTTACCCGCCGAAGCCTCCTCGCACGCACGGGCGCCACGCTGGCCACCGGGGCCCTGCTGATGCAGGGCCGCGAGGCCCGGGCCCAATCCGACGTGCCCGGCGCCAAGGCCCCACGTGAGCACTCCGCGGCGGCCACCGGAGGCCGCGTCGCACGCCAGACGCACCTGCCGCCCGGACGGGCGGGACGGGACTATCAACCCATCGTGGTGCCCAACGGCACGAAGCTGCCGTGGAAGGACGTGGGCGGCGTGAAGGTGTTCCACCTGGTGGCGCAGGAGGTGGAGCACGAGTTCGCGCCCGGCCTCAAGGCCACCTGCTGGGGCTACAACGGCCAGGTGCACGGCCCCACCATCGAGGTGGTGGAGGGCGACCGCGTCCGCTTCTACGTCACCAACCGGCTGCCCGCGCACACCACCGTGCACTGGCACGGCCTCCTCCTGCCCAACGGCATGGACGGCGTGGGCGGCCTCAACCAGAAGGCCATCGCCCCGGGGGAGACCTACCGCTACGAGTTCACGGTGCGCCAGTCGGGCACGGGCATGTACCACTCGCACCACGACGAGATGACCCAGATGGCGCTGGGCATGGTGGGCCTGTTCGTCATCCACCCGCGCAAGCCGGTGGGCCCGCGCGTGGACCGCGACTTCGCCATCATGTTGCACGAGTGGCGCATCGACCCGGGCACCAACCGCCCGGACCCCAACGAGATGACGGACTTCAACGTCCTGACGATGAACGCGAAGGCGTTCCCCGGCACGGAGCCGCTCGTCGTGCGTCAGGGCGAGCGCGTGCGCATCCGCTTCGGCAACCTGAGCGCGATGGACCACCACCCCATCCACCTGCACGGCTACCAGTTCCGCATCACCGAGACGGACGGAGGCCGCATCCCCGACAGCGCGCAGTGGCCGGAGACGACGGTGCTGGTGCCCACCGGCAGCACGCGCACCATCGAGTTCGTCGCGGACGAACCCGGCGACTGGGCCATGCACTGCCACATGACCCACCACGTGATGAACCAGATGGGCCACGACCTGCCCAACCTCATCGGCGTGAAGCCCGGGGGCCTGGATGCGAAGGTGCGCCCGCTGCTGCCCGGCTACATGACCATGGGCCAGACGGGCATGGGGGACATGGGCGGCATGCACCACATGCCCGTGCCCGCGAACTCCATCGCCATGGTGGGCGGCAAGGGGCCCTACGACGAGATCACCATGGGCGGCATGTTCACCCTGCTCAAGGTCCGGGCGCGGCTGGACGGCGAAGGCGATCCCGGCTGGTACACGCTGCCGCCGGGAACGCAGGCCCAGCTCGCACAGTCAGACGAGCTGCGCCGCGACGGCATCGACGTGAACGCGCCACCTCGCGCGGAGCCCGCCGGGGCCCGCCGGGGCTGA
- a CDS encoding TolC family protein, with product MHWKYPCLLAVFFLGGCASVRKERGHSEVAALVEERTGLKTRWNQGTPEDAQVQQHLDALLAGALTSDRAVEVALLNNPALQGTYEELGVSQADMVQAGLLTNPSFSGSVGFPLSSDGNTESEFSITQSFVDLFTLPLRKRVAKEQFIADTLRVAHEALVTTAEVRQTFTEVQARQQLVALRREVLLAADAAADLAARQRTAGNVTVLALATEQAALEQARLELAQDELALFEAREHLNRLMGLFGPRVQWTLTEKLPEVPASETSLERLETLAIRQRLDIDAARKQASLLWNALELARSTRFFGRVEVGVHTHRDANGPRLLGPTLSLELPIFDQRQALIARLEAQYRQGENRLTELSVNARSEVRAAMARLVTLRNMAERYHKVVLPLRATIVDESQRQYNAMQIGLPVLLIARREQVEAWRAYLEAVRDYWSTRADLERLVGGRLPKAAAPPAATPPPTTPPLPPSPEPTHEHHAH from the coding sequence GTGCACTGGAAATACCCCTGCCTCCTCGCGGTCTTCTTCCTGGGTGGCTGCGCCTCCGTGCGCAAGGAGCGCGGGCACTCGGAGGTGGCGGCGCTCGTGGAGGAGCGCACGGGCCTGAAGACCCGCTGGAACCAGGGCACCCCGGAGGACGCCCAGGTGCAACAGCACCTGGATGCGCTGCTCGCCGGAGCCCTCACGTCGGATCGCGCGGTGGAGGTGGCGTTGCTCAACAACCCGGCCCTCCAGGGCACTTATGAGGAGCTGGGCGTGTCCCAGGCGGACATGGTGCAGGCCGGGCTGCTGACCAACCCTTCGTTCAGCGGGAGCGTCGGCTTTCCGCTGTCCTCCGACGGCAACACGGAATCGGAGTTCTCCATCACCCAGAGCTTCGTGGACCTCTTCACGCTGCCCCTGCGCAAGCGCGTGGCGAAGGAGCAGTTCATCGCGGACACGCTGCGCGTCGCGCACGAGGCCCTGGTCACCACCGCGGAGGTCCGTCAGACGTTCACCGAGGTCCAGGCGCGCCAGCAGCTCGTCGCCCTGCGCCGCGAGGTGCTCCTGGCCGCCGATGCCGCGGCGGACCTCGCGGCCCGGCAGCGCACCGCAGGCAACGTCACGGTGCTGGCGCTCGCCACCGAACAGGCGGCGCTGGAGCAGGCCCGGTTGGAACTCGCCCAGGATGAGCTGGCGCTGTTCGAGGCCCGCGAACACCTCAACCGGCTGATGGGCCTGTTCGGCCCCCGGGTCCAGTGGACGCTGACGGAGAAGCTGCCGGAGGTGCCAGCGTCGGAGACGTCGCTGGAGCGCCTGGAGACGCTCGCCATCCGGCAGCGGCTGGACATCGACGCGGCCCGCAAGCAGGCCTCGCTGCTGTGGAACGCGCTGGAGCTGGCGCGCAGCACGCGCTTCTTCGGCCGCGTGGAGGTGGGCGTGCACACGCACCGCGACGCGAACGGCCCCCGCCTCCTGGGCCCCACGCTGTCGCTGGAGCTGCCCATCTTCGACCAGAGACAAGCCCTCATCGCGCGGCTGGAGGCCCAGTACCGCCAGGGCGAGAACCGGCTGACGGAGCTGTCCGTGAACGCCCGCTCGGAGGTGCGCGCCGCGATGGCCCGGCTGGTGACGCTCCGGAACATGGCGGAGCGCTACCACAAGGTCGTGCTCCCGCTGCGCGCCACCATCGTCGATGAGTCACAGCGCCAGTACAACGCGATGCAGATCGGCCTGCCGGTGCTCCTCATCGCCCGACGCGAACAGGTGGAAGCCTGGCGCGCCTACCTGGAAGCCGTCCGCGACTACTGGTCCACCCGCGCCGACCTGGAGCGCCTCGTGGGAGGACGCCTCCCCAAGGCCGCCGCGCCTCCTGCCGCCACGCCTCCTCCCACCACGCCTCCCCTGCCCCCTTCCCCGGAACCCACCCATGAGCACCACGCCCACTGA